Sequence from the Suncus etruscus isolate mSunEtr1 chromosome 1, mSunEtr1.pri.cur, whole genome shotgun sequence genome:
TTCAAAATTATATCTTGGATCATAAAATGTGATTTTAAGTATCTGAGCTCATTTAGATATCAGGTTCATATATCTTTatgaaaatcttcaggaagatgcAATGTGTACTGGTCTATGGGAAGTAGCCATACTATTGGGAAGGAAACAACTTTTCTGTCTGTGGAGCAtgctgtttctgttttgtttttaggctcaGGATTCATTAGGCAGATGCAAATAGAGATGGCATCATGATGTCTAGACTCTGTTCCAGTTCTCAGTTATCAGTCTCTGCTTGAGGACACGTTTGCATCAGCAGCTGGTCAAAGCTAGATTTTTGGGAATGTTTTCTTTGAAAGCAATTTTATCTTCTGTGATTTGAAACTCACCCAGAATCTGACCTGTAGCATTGAGAGATACTCTACCTAGCTATGCTGACTGCTCCAATGGGACTTCTGATGCTATTGGCAGTGGCTGAATTTCTCATTGGCCTGGTTGGTAATGGAATCTTGGCAGTCTGGAGTTTTAGAGAATGGACCAGGACATTCAAGGGGTCCTTATACAACCTTATTGTTCTGGGCCTGGCTGTCTTCAGATTTATCCTGCAATGGCTGATCATGGTGGACTTAAGTCTGTTTCCACTGTTTCAGAGCCAACATTGGCTTAGTTATCTCAACGTTTCCTGGGTTCTGGTCAGCCAGGCCAGCTTGTGGTTTGCAACTTTTCTCAGCATTTTCTACTGCATGAAGATTACAACCTTTGAGCACCCGGTCTATTTGTGGCTGAAGCAGAGGGCTTATTACCTAATTTTCTGGTGCCTTCTGGTGTACATCATGATTACCTATTGGCTTGTAGCTCACATTAGCTTAAAGTGCTTAATTCCTAGTCAGAGAAACAGCAGCATTCTGAACCCTCTTTCAAACTTACACTATATGATTATATTACGGCTCAATGGAGGAAGTGCTTTGCCTTTCACAGTGTTTCTTATTTCCTCTGGGATACTGATCGTCTCTTTGTTTAGACATCACAGAAAGATGCGGGTCCACACAACTGGCAGGAAGGATTCTCGGTCCAAAGCGCACATCACCGTCTTGAAGTCCTTGGGCTGGTTCCTAATACTCTATATAGTTTATGTCTTGGCCAGCCCATTTTCCATCATTTATAAGTATTTTCCTGATAATCTCTCTCAGGTCTTCATCTCTGAGATCCTCATGGGTGCTTATCCTGCTCTTCATTCTATCGTATTGATTATGGGGAATCCCAGGGTGAAGCAGACTTGTCAGAGAATCCTATGGAAGGCAATGTGTGCTTGGAGATCATAGAACCTGAATTATGGTCAGGATTTTATTTCGAGACACTACTGATAGACTTCTATCACATTTATGCCCATTTTCCTTTCTTAGTAGCGAGTGAGTAAATAGGAATAGGGAACACAGAATAAAAATCCAGACCATGTATCTTTTTCATTGTTAAGTACATGATTTAAAtgcattataaaaattaagactggatatttattttagtttaaagaggtgttttattttgtttatttgcagAAAGTAATTAATGTCTTTGAAAAGTATGTATGTACATCATATTTTTTCAATGAAGCATACAGATTAGGAACAATCAATGTACCTATCATTACATCTGATGAAATTACATCTACCCATTATCTTaatcatttcagaaaaaaatttaaagctatcAAATTTTCTCATCTCCTGTAATAGGTCtaattattatataatgaaactcaaaaacaaaacccaaaatatactCCTGGAAGCTTTTATGATTCTTAGACTTGTCTTTTAGAATACTGGTCCTTGGCTGCTAGGTCACACCAACCTGTGGTGGTGAGATAGAAGACACACGGCGAGGATCACTTCCAGAAATAGTATTTCCTAAGCTGTAAGTAGGTCCATCATGTGGTGTTTTGTACTATGGTACAGGTGGGCCACCAGGACTACATTCTGTGGGACATTCATTGCTTAGTATCAAACATAACCACACATGTGCTAGGCAGGTGCTTCATCACTTCAGCACCAGCTATCTTGCCAGCTCTGatgtttttcacttcttattATTCATGCTAATAGTTTATCATTAACCCATTTTTTCTAACCTGTATCTCTCATTTTCCAAAGCTGGAAAAAGAGGCATCTGCTGGACACAGTTTAATGTTAGGTTTGAGGAAAAAAGAGCTAACTGGACTTGATAACACTGTGAgtggtttaaaaatttttaagaacacactttcttttctgaaaatagtAATATTCATTATTTCCAGATAAAGTGGTATCTTTtcttcattatcttttattttttgggggccacacccggtgacactcaggagttactcctggctaatcattcagaaattgcccctggtttgtggggaccatatgagacaccaagggatcgaaccgcaatccctcctaggctagtgcttgcaaggcagacgccttacctctagagccacatctctggcccctcttcattatcttttttaaggacaaaaaatttttatgatgCATCACTGTTTTTATATAGTTGTCTGTTGTGACCAATTgctataataatgataataaaagtaTCAAATATTTGTGTTAAGCTTCTCATTTTGCCAAGTGTACTTACAGATTTCTCTCATTTGATTTCAATATAAACACTATGCTATTGATAATTCTATCCACATTTTATAGACAATAAAACTGAGAATGAAATTATTAATTGTTCTTTATAGCCTATAAATTATGCAAGTGAACAGGTTCAGATTTGGACACTTTAAGTGTGGTGCACAGTGCATACCTTTTTCAGTTTACCTGAACTCTTTCTGGTTCATACTTCACTAGAATTGATCTATAAAATGctcttgattatatatattttttaagtagctGAATTAAACAGCAAGTTTATCAAGTTATACATTAGCCggatgttttttgttgttgttgttttgggccacgtccagcaatgcttagggattacctctgactttgtactcagaaattactcctgttggtgcatggggacctgggttggctgcttgtaagacaaatttaatctgctgtattatctatctctcaggccctttgaCTGAATGTCTTGGAGCTAAATTCacaaataaaatggattaaaacttTTATCACTTGCccttatctatttattttcagGACAAACATTACATGTTTCCATTACCTTTTTGGATTggatttccttccttttctatgCATGGTTTAGCTCCTGATGGGTGTGAGGCTACTTTGTGTTTTTCTACAGATAAACAAATTTGGAGGCAAATCTGTACTCTTGGATGGATTCTcatgtaagaaaatattttctagtttgcATTAGAAGAGCGGATGGATGCGCATGTAATGTActtaaggctggagcaatagtatgacAGATAGGATGcataccttgtatgtggctgacccaggattgatctctggcactccataaatgcaaaaccagaaataagtccttaGTATCACACATTGTGGCCACCGAAAACAAAAGCAACCCAGAATAGATGCAATATACTGCCCGAATGTAGACATTACAGGCCTTCTCTCTGTTGTGGTGTGTGGCCTGTCAGTTCAGGCTAGAGGAAACATTAAAAACTACAGAGGTACAGAAAGTAGAGTTCAAGCAACAAGGTTTTTTTTATTCTCCTCCTTGGTCAAGACATGGTTGAAAACTTTTCATCTGATTTATTCCTTATCTTTTGGTGATTATGTTCCTagctttaaatattattatttgaaaaaaagattTATGGTAATAATAGAGAGACAACAgtgatgaggatcaggaggattggtccatggtaggaagcttgctacaaagagtggtgaatgcagttaggataGTGAATGgtctactgtgacaatgatagttgaaactgatcactctggatgaaaattggatgctgaaaggagataaagtaatatgcatggtacccttccATCaccaatagtgcaaaccacaatatcaaaaataaaaagtgagaatgaaaaagagaagtaaaatacctgtccCAGAGGTAGAATGgaagggaggaaaactggggactttggtgatgAGAACTGTGCACTGGCGAAGGATGGTGTACatactatgactgaaactcaatcatgaacaattttgtaaccatggtgattaaataaagtaattatataacaaataaacaatacggtttttctcttctcctttggaTAATAAACTTTGAAATGTAACTTTTGAATCATATTTGTCAAATATTGGTGTTATGACACTTAAGTCCAAATCCAGTTTCCTTTCTTTAATTTGATTAgtgttatgtatttattatttctttcaatcataactttaatatatattttgtattatatttttgaacCATAAGCTATGAAAATGTATATAAACTGACCTCTGTAGAAGGAAAAATGAGTGGTTCTATGTTTCTACACTATCCCCACATTCTATCAATATTGGGAGAAGGGCTAACTAGATCCTTATCTAAAGAAATACTTTCAACAGACATCTGAAAAAAGTGCTCAGGATCATTTGTCAGAGTAATTCAAATCATTATGATAATAAACTATCACCAGTGCTGGTGAGGAGTGAGAAAAACATGGAACTTTTGTTAGCCATTGATTGGTAAACTGATTCAATCTTGATGGAAAACAGAATGGAGTTTTACGATTAAAGATTGAACTACCATGCGATAAAGAAATTCACTCCTAGTAAATAtatctaaagaagaaaaaacactaatttgaaaagatgtACTCACACTTCTGTGCTCTGTGGCACTATTTAGTTCATTGCAgtggtatttataataaccaagACCTGAAAAAATCCTAAATATCCGATATGATTATGAATGGATAAAAACATACAGAATACTCTGCActctaagaaaagagaaagttttgTCTTTTCCTGAAACATGGATGAACTAGagagattttgggtcacattcagtgttgcttagggcttactcatggctctgctttcaggatttactcctggaagaTTTAGGGAAGAATAAGAAGTGCTAGGAATGGAAGCcataggcaagtgtcctacccattctACTCTTTCTGGCTCCTTCCTGTTTATTATGCTGCAAAATCACTCCAAATGTTGTTACTTAAGAACAAATTATTGTCTATTATGGGTATGAGATGGACTAGTTTCAAGTTTGTAATATTTGTGCAAAGAACAATAAGCAGTTTTAATTGATGTGGGCTTTTCTGGTCTGAGAGGTTTTGACCAGTGATACTTACTATTGACAGTGCAATGAATTGGGGAACCTCTGACTTTTCATTTTTCATGTGACTTGATGTATTATCAAGGATTTGAAGAAACATTCCAAAGCAAGCATTTTAAGAAGCGAAAAGTGAACGTTTTTGAGAATgttcaaaatttattaataattataagaaAGAATATCTTTTCTGATTACAGTTGTAGTGCTAATTCACAATAAAGCACTAGAGCTATATTTTGCAACCAGAGGGGTGTTTATGGCAAAGGGAGAATGAAATGCTGTTAGCATCTAAATGGTAGAGACCAGGTATATTACAAGAGTTTCTCTATTCACAAATTAGTCTCCTACATTAAGAAAGTTCACATTcgcacactcatttgtgagatgtaAGAAAAGATAGTtcaggggctgggcagtggcgctggaggtaaggtgcctgccttgcctgcgctagcctaggacggaccgcggttcgatcccccggcgtcccatatggtcccccaagaagccaggagcagcttctgagcgcatagccaggagtaacccctgagcgtcacagggtgtggcccaaaaaccaaaaaaaaaaaaacgcaagaAAAGATAGTTCAGAAATAATACCCAGATAATAAAAAGGCCTAGGAAGACTGGTCTATGGTAATTGCCACAAAGGgcaagggagtgcagttagggcagagaaggaccactatgacaatgatagttataaatgatcactctggacaagaactgggtgctaaaagttggtaaagtgatatgcatgatatcccttcttaacaatattgtaaaccaagcatctaaaagggaaaaaaggaaggtggAGAATATTAAACACAGAGACATCCAGGGGGAGGGCAGGGGCAAGGACAGGAGGgcaattggggacattggtgataggaaatgtgcactggtgaaggattgagTGTTGGATATTTAGGACTGAAactaaattatgaacaactttgtaaaagtgTATCTCctggtgattaaattaaatgtttattaaaaatcatattgAAAACATTAATAGTGTCAAAGTAGAATTCTCTGACGAGATAGAGATTTGACTTCTTTTTGTAGGAGTGACAAGATCATAATGAGCTTGAGCTTGTGGTATGGGAGATACTATCATTGAAAAATgtcttctggggccgggaaggtggcgctagaggtaaggtgtctgcattgcaagtgctagcgtaggatggacttcggttcgatcccccggcgtcccatatggtccccccaagccaggggcgatttctgagcacgtagccaggagtaacccctgagcgtcaaatgggtgtggcctaaaaaccaaaaaaagaaaaatgtcttctacatttattctttccttctattattttctttccttaatgtttgtcttatttattttgtgctCATTTAAGGTCTTAGATTCTATTATGAGCTTTTGCTCACTGATGATGGTAATTTTCAGATACTGGACATGTTTATTTGATGTAGATTGTTCTTTTTGACAGCCTTTCTTTTTGAAGAAGATATTCTAATAAAATTCACAGCCTACCTAGTCTATCAGCTTGGGAGTCTATGCAGAGACACAATTTTAATTGTGTACAGttagcttttgatttttttcctctctccttgtTATTACTTTCTAACAGCCACTCACTCCTGTTCTTTCCCTTAATACATCTTAATACATTCCTTAGTTTTTgagaccttctttttttttttttttttgtttttgggtcacacccagcagcactcaggggttactccaggctctatgctcagaaattgctcctggcaggctcagaggtccctgtgggatgccgggattcgaaccaccaaccttctgcatgcaaggcaaacccctacctctatgctatctctccggcccccttctgttttttttttt
This genomic interval carries:
- the TAS2R5 gene encoding taste receptor type 2 member 5 is translated as MLTAPMGLLMLLAVAEFLIGLVGNGILAVWSFREWTRTFKGSLYNLIVLGLAVFRFILQWLIMVDLSLFPLFQSQHWLSYLNVSWVLVSQASLWFATFLSIFYCMKITTFEHPVYLWLKQRAYYLIFWCLLVYIMITYWLVAHISLKCLIPSQRNSSILNPLSNLHYMIILRLNGGSALPFTVFLISSGILIVSLFRHHRKMRVHTTGRKDSRSKAHITVLKSLGWFLILYIVYVLASPFSIIYKYFPDNLSQVFISEILMGAYPALHSIVLIMGNPRVKQTCQRILWKAMCAWRS